A genomic segment from Pseudomonas sp. S09G 359 encodes:
- the argJ gene encoding bifunctional glutamate N-acetyltransferase/amino-acid acetyltransferase ArgJ, which translates to MAVGLGPLPTLHPVAGFELGIASAGIKRPGRKDVVVMRCAEGSTVAGVFTLNAFCAAPVILAKQRVAGSIRYLLTNTGNANAGTGEPGLVAAARTCAKLAQLTGVDASQVLPYSTGVIGEPLPVEKIEGALQAALDDLSVDNWAAAATGIMTTDTLPKGASRQFVHDGVTVTVTGISKGAGMIRPNMATMLGYIATDAKVSRDVLQSLILDGANKSFNRITIDGDTSTNDCCMLIATGQANVPEITYASGPLFTALKQAVFEVCMEVAQAIVRDGEGATKFVTVEVNGGGNHQECLDVGYTVAHSPLIKTALFASDPNWGRILAAVGRAGVPDLDVSKIDVFLGDVCIASRGARAESYTEAQGSAVMQQEEITIRIELGRGECSETIWTTDLSHEYVKINAEYRT; encoded by the coding sequence ATGGCTGTTGGTCTTGGTCCTTTGCCCACATTGCACCCGGTTGCCGGTTTTGAACTCGGTATCGCTTCGGCCGGCATCAAGCGCCCGGGGCGCAAGGATGTGGTGGTGATGCGCTGTGCCGAAGGCTCGACCGTCGCGGGTGTGTTCACCCTCAACGCCTTCTGCGCTGCACCGGTAATCCTGGCCAAGCAGCGTGTTGCAGGCTCTATCCGCTACCTGCTGACCAACACCGGCAACGCCAACGCCGGTACCGGCGAACCTGGCCTGGTGGCTGCTGCACGCACCTGCGCCAAGCTGGCTCAGTTGACCGGTGTGGACGCCAGCCAAGTGCTGCCGTACTCCACCGGTGTTATCGGCGAGCCGCTGCCGGTCGAGAAAATCGAAGGCGCGCTGCAAGCCGCGCTGGATGACCTGTCTGTGGATAACTGGGCGGCCGCCGCGACCGGCATCATGACCACCGACACCCTGCCAAAAGGCGCGAGCCGCCAGTTCGTGCACGACGGCGTGACCGTGACCGTGACCGGTATCAGCAAGGGCGCGGGCATGATCCGCCCGAACATGGCGACCATGCTCGGTTACATCGCCACCGACGCCAAAGTTTCCCGCGATGTGCTGCAAAGCCTGATCCTGGACGGTGCCAACAAGTCGTTCAACCGCATCACCATCGATGGCGACACTTCGACCAACGACTGCTGCATGCTGATCGCCACCGGCCAGGCCAACGTGCCGGAAATCACCTATGCCAGCGGGCCGCTGTTCACCGCCTTGAAGCAAGCCGTGTTCGAGGTGTGCATGGAGGTCGCCCAGGCCATCGTGCGTGACGGCGAAGGCGCGACCAAATTCGTTACCGTTGAAGTCAACGGCGGCGGCAACCACCAGGAATGCCTGGATGTGGGTTACACCGTGGCCCACTCGCCACTGATCAAGACCGCATTGTTCGCCTCTGACCCGAACTGGGGCCGTATCCTCGCCGCCGTCGGCCGGGCGGGCGTGCCGGACCTGGACGTGAGCAAGATCGACGTGTTCCTCGGTGACGTGTGCATCGCCAGCCGTGGCGCCCGCGCCGAGAGTTACACCGAAGCCCAGGGCTCGGCGGTGATGCAGCAGGAAGAAATCACCATCCGTATCGAGTTGGGTCGTGGCGAGTGCAGCGAAACCATCTGGACCACTGACCTGTCCCACGAGTACGTGAAGATCAATGCGGAATACCGCACCTGA